From Vigna unguiculata cultivar IT97K-499-35 chromosome 5, ASM411807v1, whole genome shotgun sequence, the proteins below share one genomic window:
- the LOC114183141 gene encoding NADPH-dependent diflavin oxidoreductase 1 isoform X2, with protein sequence MINTLQDLTCLSIQIGSARSVHPGKAFSDRSTPGCFLKMVKNLPLTRSNCGKDVRHFEFEFVSPALQYEIGDVLEILPGQDSAAVDAFIQRCNLDPDSFITVSPREMDDHNARDSRSPVKLRTFVEFSMDVASASPRRYFFEVMSYFATAEHERERLKYFASPEGRDDLYQYNQKERRTVLEVLEDFPSVKMPFEWLVQLVPPLKPRAFSISSSQSAHPNQVHLTVNVVSWTTPYKRKKKGLCSSWLAALDPCNGILVPAWFYKGLLPAPSPSLPLILIGPGTGCAPFRGFVEERAVQSRTTATAPIMFFFGCWNEEGDFLYRDFWLSHSQNKGVLSEAKGGGFYVAFSRDQPQKVYVQHKMKEHSQRIWNLLAEGASVYIAGSSTKMPADVTSAFEEIISKENGVSREDAVRWIRALERCGKYHIEAWS encoded by the exons ATTTAACATGTCTTAGTATTCAAATTGGAAGTGCTCGATCAGTGCACCCTGGAAAAGCATTTTCTGACAGAAGTACACCTGGCTGCTTTCTTAAGATG GTAAAGAATCTTCCTTTGACCAGATCAAACTGTGGAAAAGATGTTCgtcattttgaatttgaatttgtttcaCCT GCTCTTCAATATGAGATTGGTGATGTCCTTGAAATTCTACCTGGTCAAGATTCCGCTGCAGTTGATGCTTTCATACAACGTTGTAATTTGGATCCTGATTCATTCATTACT GTTAGTCCAAGAGAAATGGATGATCACAATGCCCGTGATTCTAGAAGCCCTGTAAAATTAAGAACCTTTGTGGAATTTTCGATGGATGTAGCTTCAGCTTCTCCTAGGCGTTACTTCTTTGAG GTTATGAGTTATTTTGCAACAGCAGAACATGAGAGGGAGAGACTTAAATATTTTGCTTCACCTGAAGGAAGAGATGACCTTTACCAATATAACCAGAAAGAAAGGAGAACTGTTCTTGAG GTGTTAGAGGATTTTCCATCTGTAAAAATGCCATTTGAGTGGCTAGTCCAATTGGTTCCTCCTCTGAAACCAAGAGCATTCTCCATATCTTCTTCTCAATCCGCTCATCCCAATCAAGTACACTTGACTGTGAATGTGGTGTCATGGACAACACCTtacaagaggaaaaagaaaggatTATGCTCTTCATGGCTAGCAGCATTAGATCCTTGCAATG GTATCCTTGTTCCAGCATGGTTTTATAAAGGTTTGCTTCCTGCACCGTCACCGTCGCTTCCCCTCATACTCATTGGACCTGGAACCGGATGCGCGCCTTTTCGTGGATTTGTAGAGGAAAGAGCAGTGCAAAGTAGAACTACTGCCACTGCTCCAATCATGTTTTTCTTTGGTTGCTGGAATGAAGAGGGTGACTTTCTGTACCGTGACTTTTGGTTGAGTCATTCACAGAACAAAGGGGTGCTTTCAGAAGCAAAGGGTGGAGGTTTCTATGTTGCTTTCTCAAGGGACCAGCCCCAGAAGGTTTATGTTCAGCATAAGATGAAAGAGCACAGCCAAAGAATCTGGAATCTGTTAGCTGAAGGAGCTTCTGTTTATATAGCAGGTTCTTCAACTAAGATGCCTGCAGATGTAACATCAGCTTTTGAGGAAATTATATCTAAAGAAAATGGAGTTTCAAGAGAAGATGCAGTTAGGTGGATTAGAGCATTAGAAAGGTGTGGTAAATATCATATTGAGGCATGGTCTTAG